From the Ignavibacteria bacterium genome, the window TGTGTCCTCTTCGCCTTCGGTCTTCATGGCCTGGTGATGATCTACTACTATCACAAGACGCAGAAGGTTACGCACGAAGCCCCGACCCATTCTCGGGAAGACCTGCCTATCGTCACCATCCAACTGCCGTTCTATAACGAGTTGTATGTGGTGGACAGACTTGTTGAGGCCGTTTGCCTCATTGACTATCCGAAGGACAAGCTCGAGATCCAACTTCTCGATGACTCCACGGATGAAACAGTGGACCTCTCGCTTGCCCTCGTTGAACGCTTCCGCACGGAAGGCTTCGATATCAAGCATATCCATCGCACGAACCGTCAAGGCTACAAGGCCGGAGCTCTCAAAGAGGGTCTTGCCATGGCCCGCGGTGAATTCGTTGCCATCTTCGACGCAGACTTCGTCCCGCACCCTGACTTCCTCATCAAGACGGTTCCATACTTCGCAGATGAAAAGGTGGGCATGGTGCAGACACGTTGGGAACATCTCAACGAAGACTACTCCTTCCTTACCCGCGCACAGGCACTTGCCCTAGACGGTCACTTCGTGATCGAGCAGCAGATCCGTCACAAGGCCGGCTTCTTCATCAACTTCAACGGCACAGCCGGCGTATGGCGCAAGAAGACGATCGAAGATGCAGGGAACTGGCACAGCGATACGCTCGCTGAAGACCTTGACCTTTCCTACCGCGCTCAACTTCGCGGCTGGCGCTTCGTCTTTCTGAATGACGTAACGTCACCAGCAGAACTTCCTGCCGATATCAACTCGCTCAAGACACAACAGTTTCGCTGGACCAAGGGAGCCGTTGAGACAGCGAAGAAACTTCTTCCTTCGGTATGGAAGAGTGGTCTCTCGCTCAAGCACAAGCTTGAATGCACAGTGCACCTGACAAGTAACATCGTGTTTCCGTTCATCATGCTTGTAGCATTCCTGAACGTACCGATCGTGATCATCAAGAACGAAGTTGGCGGATATGATGCCTTCTTCAGCTTCATGTCCATCTTCGTCCTTGCAAGCATTTCGTCGTTCCTGTTCTACATGTACGCCCAGCGCGCTATTCACCTCGATTGGCAACGCCGCCTTCTGCTCTTCCCGGTATTCATGGCCGGCTCGATGGGCCTTGCTGTCAACAACACACGTGCTGTGTTCGAAGCGATCATCGGAAAGAAGACGGAGTTCAAGCGCACACCGAAGTACGCCATCGAGCAGAACAATGACCAATGGAAGAAGAAGCGCTACGTCCAGCGCAAGATCGGTTGGATCGTGATGGTAGAACTTGGTCTCGCTGCCTACTTCGTCTTTGGTATCGTAACCTCCATCAGCTACCTCGAGATCGCTGCAATTCCGTTCCAACTGATGTTCCTCATCGGCTTCGGAACCGTTGGCACTCTCTCTTTGCGCCACGCACTCGGTCGCTGATCTCACTCCTCAAGCAATGATCCAACAGAAGGTTGAGCCTCGGCTCGACCTTCTGTTTTATTTTGTGGCCCGTAACCCCGTAACCCCGTAACCCCGTAACCCCGTAACTCTGTAACCCCGTAACCCCGTAACCCCGTAACTCCGTAACTCCGTAACTCCCGCACCTATGAAACTCGTAACCTACCTCTCGAATGCCACTGAACGCACAGGTGTGATCGTTGGTGATCGTATCATGGATCTAGAACGTGCTCATGCTGCTTCCAAAGGTGTGGAGTTGCAATGTTCCGCATTGCCTGCAGAGATGAATGCCTTCCTTCGCCTCGGACAATCAGCGATTTCTGACGTTCAGTCACTGATCTCCTGGTTCTCATCGGCAGAGGCATCGGAACAGCACGGAGTTTCTGTACCGGTAGAAGGGACAGCGCTCTGTGCCCCTGTACCACATCCCACATCGATGCGCGACGGATATGCCTTCCGTCAGCATGTTGAAGCAGCAAGGCGTAATCGCGGCGTGGAGATGATCCCGGAGTTCGATGAGATCCCGATCTTCTACTTCACCAATCACCAAGCGGTGTTCGGTCCGGGAGAGATCCACGTGCAAGAACTGCATTGTGATAAACTTGACTTTGAACTTGAGTGTGCGATCGTGATCGGGAAGCAAGGACGGAATATCAAGGCCGTTGATGCTGATTCCTACATCGCCGGTCTGATGGTCATGAACGACTGGAGCGCCCGCACGCTGCAAATGAAGGAGATGATGCTCAACCTCGGTCCAGCAAAGGGCAAGGACTTTGCAACCTCCATAGGTCCATGGCTGGTTACCTCGGACGAACTAGCTGATCGAACGATCTCTACGCCAAATGGCAATCAGTATGATCTGCCGATGTCCACATTGGTGAACGGCACACAGGTCTCCTCAGGTAACGTGAAGGACATGTCCTGGACGTTTGCCCAGATTATTGAACGCGCCAGTTATGGCGTAACCCTCTATCCGGGGGATGTGATCGGCAGCGGGACGTGTGGTACAGGTTGTTTCTTGGAACTCAATGGGTCCAAGGTCTACGACCCGGCATGGTGGCTCAAACCCGGTGATGTTGTCACGTGCGCCATCGACGGTTTGGGCGAGCTGACGAACTCGATCACTCTTGATTCTAGCGACGTACGATAAAGAGTGCGGTTCTGAATCGTTGCGTGGTGCCCCAGGTCAGGAGATACTGACCTGCTGGGAGTGACGAAGTAGTGATGTGCTGTTCATGCGCATCGAGGACCGAACCTTGGTTCACGAGGATCCCTTGCATGGAATAGATCGACCAGGTTGAAGGCGCATCGTCAGGATCGAGATCGCGCACAATGAGTTCGGTATTGGTTACCGCACATTGGAGAGTGGCATGTGATGAAGGGGCTAATGACTCCGATACAGACGTTGCTTCATCGAAGATGAAGGTACCCGTTTCCGCGGCCATATAGACCTTGTTGGTCGTTGGGTTGATGTGAAGAGACCACACGTTGCGTATCGTGTCTTCGCGCTCATTCACGCCCCATTGAATGTCATCGAAGCGTTGCCAGGAATCACCACCATTAGATGACCTGAAGACAAGGCCATCACCGATGATCGATGTTGGAAGATTGCTGGTGCGAAATCCTCCGAGAAAGATGTCGTCCTTCCCATCTCCACCATCACGGACGGCAACAGACCAAAGACTCGTGTCTGAGAACGCTATTCTATCCCATGTGGCTCCGCCGTCAACGGTCTTGAGCAGTCCACCGTTATCTCGAATGGAATCCGGCGCGGTGATCGCTACAACGGCATAGCCAGTAGTTGGGACGCGACGTGAGAAAACGATCTTTGGTATCTCTGCATCACCGCTAATGGAGAGATCGCCTCTCAAGACCGGTACCCGACGCCACGTTCGGCCTTGGTCATCAGAACGGGCTATCACGCCCCCTTTACATCCAACGAAGAGAATGTTGTTGCTATCGGCGCGTTGAGCGATCGTGCAGAGTCCTCTTGTGATTTGCGATGGCACAACCGAGATACTATCCCACGTGGCGCCATTGTCTACGCTTTTCCAGATCCCATTATTCGTTGTGCCCCGCGCACCATAGAACGTGCCAGGAACCCGGGTGTCCTCAATGAGCGCTTCGGAAATGTAGTACATAAGTGCCCTTCGCGCATCCGTGAGCACGCGCTTCCAGGTAACTCCAGCATCGGATGTTCTGCGAACGCCGTCGAATCCAAATCCACCAACGATCATCACGTTCGTGTCGAGTGTGGATCGAGCTCCGGACGAGATGAAGTTCGGTACATCTGTACTACCGATCTCTACCAACTCCCACGATGAACCACCGTCGAACGAACGGTACATTTGATTGGCCCAGTTCCCGGCCCAGATCGACGTTGCATTCTGAGCATTAAAGAGAATGGTGAAGGAGAGTTTCGGATTGACCAGCTTCCAACTCTGGCCTGAGACAGGGAGGATGGACAAGCAGACAATGCAGAGAACGATGAGCTTTTTCATGTGGTGATATGAAGAGGCTTAACGGATGGTGATCATTGCACCAACGCGATCACCTGCCACTACGCGTATTAGGTAGGGGGCTGTTGGATATCCAGAAAGGTCGATGCGTTGGATGCCGCCGCCGCTAAGGGTGCCGGTGGAGACAAGCTGACCAAGGACGGTTGTGATTGCGTAGGTGCCGGTGTTCACGGATTCTGGCATCGTAACGAGGACATTGTTTCCCGTAGAACGAAGATCGATCTCTCCTGCAAAACGACGGATCTCATTGACGGATGTTACTGCCGTTGAGCGGTATGCACCAACCTCAGTGGCCATCAACACTTCACTGTGTCCATCAACATTCACGAGAGCAAACCCCCAAACATTGGCAACCGACTCACCGAGTTCATTTTCCGTCCAAGAAACATTGCTGAGATCCTGCCAAGTGGTGCCGCCATCCGGTGACCTGTAGACAATGGAGTCGCCTTTGAGTGCCGGATTAGATGTTGAAAGTTGTGAACCACCAACAAAGATCTCATCTCCACTCTTGGTAGGAAAGACTTCAAGCGCATAGAGCGAAGTATCCTGAAACTTCATCACCTTCCACGTGAGACCATAATCTTCGCTCACGTGGAGGCCACCGTTGCCGGTATTCTGAATAAGTGAGAATTGCGCCGTAGCATAGACCTTGCCGGGTGTTGTTGGGCTCCAGCGGATCTGAGAACCATCGGTATCCGGTTGTCCGCCAAATGCATAGCCACTACTTGCCCATGTTCTGCCTCCGTCTGACGATCTGTAGATCGTTGATCTTCTTCCGCAGGCTAGCATGATATGAGCGCTATCTACATCCGGGCAGATAGCAAGCGCACGCATACGATCGGTTCCAGTTAGGCCCGGGATCGCTCCGATCGAATCCCAATTCTCTCCACGATTAACACTACGGAAGATCACTCCCGGTGAAGAGCGAATGACGTACATGGTATCTGGGCGTCCAGGATGGAAGGCAATACTCCCATTGCAGGAGACTTCAAAACGGAAACCAACCGGGTCCTTAAGTACGTTCTCCCACGTCATCCCGGCATCAGTTGAGCGGTCAAGCCCGGTGAATCCAACGCCCCCTGCAAAGAGTGTCGTTGTGTCTCTCGGATGGTAGAGGAGTGTGCTGATCTGAGAAGTACCACTAAGGTCGCCGACGGAAAGTTCTTGCCATGTTCCTCCGCCGTCCGTTGATGCTAAGAAGCCCCGTGAATAATTGCCAGCAAGCACAGAGGATCGATTCAGGGGATTTGATGCAACAGAAAAGACAGCTTTTTGAGGAACGGTCATGAGCCATTCCTGAGCACCACCGGGGAAGACAACGAGGAATAGTGCGAGCAACGTAAGAGCGTACCGACGGATCATGATGGACTCCAAGAAAAACGAAGGGGGCGCCGAACAGAACGTCCAGCACCCCCAAGTATACGAATTCGAAAAGTGATCGGCTTAGCGAACCACGATGAATGGCTTCATGATGCGAACGCCGTCAACAACAAGTGCAACGTGGTACGTACCAGCAGAGAATGCCGTAGCGTCGACATTCACACCGTGCATACCAGCTGTCATTGACTGTGTAGCGACGCTTTGGAGTTGGTTGCCGAGCATGTCATACACTTCGATTCCAACAGTGGCTGCCTTGTCGAGTGTGAAGCTGACTTCAGCTGCTGACATTACAGGATTTGGAGCGATCGCACCAAAACGGAACGAATAGGACTTTTCGTCCTCAACACTCACTACACCGGAGCTGGCGAAGTCGATGCTTGATCCACCGTTCCAGATCATCTGTGCAACCGACTTTGGAAGGAGAGACGTAATGGTACCTGTACCCGTTCCAATAATCCGCAGAATAGGAACATTGTCAACAGTTGGAACTACGTCAGGCATATACGTGCGGAACTCCATATCGCTGTTGTTCGTGAGATTGGTTCGGTCTGCATACGCACCACCAGCCTTCGGGCGTGACGTAAGGAAGATATCTGTGTCGAACATGCTCGACAAAGGATCGAGTTCCGTGAACGTGCCGTTCGTTTGCTCGTCGAACACGCGAATTGGTGCAAAACTGTGGATGGTGGTAGTATCAGTGTTGATATCAACCCACTTCACAACAACGTTGTTGCCATCTGCAGTGATCGCCGCCTGAATCTCAGCTCCGCGACCATTATCGTCAACAGAAATTGCAGGTGCACCGATCGCCGTTGCGATCGAATCTTGCAATTCGATCATTTGGAAGTTCAAGGTCGCCAATTCGGCAACTGGGTTCAACGTCCACGTGCCGGCCTTGTAGTTTGCCTCAACAATGTGGAATGTGAGGATCGTGTCGATCTGGTTTGGATCGGTGGTGCTACGAATACCAGTTGCTAGACGATAGAACACGGAATACTCGTCCGCTCCGAATACAAGGAAGTCGCCACCTGGATATGGAGTAAGGCCAGGCTGGAAAGCGATGTCTCCGCCATTGGCAGCTGCAAACTGATCAAGCAAGCTAACAGGCATAACGTTTTCGGCGCCCCACGTAACGCCTTGGTCCGTAGACTTCATCACTTGGACGCTACGAGTTGCTTCAGCTGCAGTAGGGTTGTTGAATGCGGCGTAGATCGTGCCAGCGGCATCACCCTTGATGGCTACTGGAGCGTTGAAAGAAGACCCGAGGCCACCAGTGCTTGGTGCCCAGTGATCCATTCCCCACGCTGACGGGATCGTTGGTGTTTGACCAAAGTCTTCAACAATGAGATTGAAGTTGAAATATCCGTAAGCGCCGTATTGCACAGTGGCATCAGGATTAAGCGTACCAGCCCAATGTATAGCGCCGCTTGTATTGTCTGCGTAGAGATCACCAAACTGAACCGTATATCCCGTTGCAGGAGGCGTTTGGTCATTCAATGGCAGCTCATACGAACCAGCAGACGTGCGGTTCCACATGCTAAGACCGCCATAGTTGAGGGCTGGCATTGGATAGCGGATACCGTAGATCATAACAGGGTACTTCGATGGGTCCGTACCTTCATCTGGATTAACCCAGCCGAATACCGGCATGCCGAAGAAGATGTCGTTCGTGCTTTGAATGATATCGAATGACCAGGTTGAACCGTTGTTCGCTGAACGAACGATACCGATATCAACACCGTTGATCTGATTGGATGCGTCGAACTTCGCCTTGTTTCGAGCGATGTTCAGAGTGTTGGACTTTGCGTCATACTTGAACATGTCATTCGACGATGTCCCATACGGCCAATAGTGGAACTGGCTGCGGACATCGGTTGTGAAGACGCGCGTGAACAAGATGCCTTGACCGCGCTCTTCTGGCTTACCAGCTGATTGCATCGAGACATCCGAGGCAGATAGGGCCATTGGGATCCGATCGCCCTTTGTGGCCATTTGAGCCGCTGGCTTCTGTGCAACACTGAACACCGCGGAAGCGGCGAACGTCGCAACGAGGAGAGCATGCTTCATGTAAAACTCCAAGAGTGAAAACTGGAAAACGTGAGTGTCCGAATTTGGGGGTACCAATTACGGTAAGGGGCTAAAGATAAGGATACCGTCTCGTTTGTTCATTGCTGTTAGGCGACCGGAGATCGGTATTTTCGCTGTTCGAGTTCTCACCACTCACAAATGTTACAGTGCATGACCAGATCCGACATCCTCGCACTTCTTGAACCAGTCATCGATCCGGACCTCGGACAGACTCTGGGGGCGCTTGGTGCCATCCACGACGTAGAGATATCCGGAGATCGCGTTCGCATCTTCCTTCAAGCAGTACAGCCCCTTCATTGGGTTGCTCGGCGCCTGGATCATGATTGCAAGGCAACGGTACTTGCAAGCTATCCGAATGCCGACGTTGAGGTACTTGTTCGTGAAAAGGGCGGAACAACGCGCAGGACGCCGGCCCTCGCCGGTATCAAGAATCTCATCGCCGTTGCCTCCGGCAAAGGGGGAGTGGGGAAATCTACCGTAGCCGCGAATTTGGCCGCGGCCCTCGCACAACGAGGTGCCTCAGTCGGACTTTTAGATGCCGATATCTATGGTCCGTCTCAGCCAACGATGTACGGTCTTGCATCACAGACCATGCGAGCCGAAAAATCCGCTGATGGCAAGATCACGGGGTATCCAAATGAGGCCTATGGCGTCAAGGTAGCATCCATCGGTTTCGTGATGCAGCGAGATCAAGCAGCTATCCTTCGCGGACCAATGCTTGCAGGGTACTTCACGATGCTGGTTGAACAGATCGTTTGGGGCGAGCTCGACTTTCTCATCTTCGATCTCCCGCCAGGTACCGGGGACATTCAACTCACGCTCACGCAGCGTATCCCTCTCACAGGAGCAGTTGTTGTCACCACTCCTCAGGAGATCGCACTGGCAGATGTTCGGCGTTCCATCCAGATGTTCACCAAGGTGAACGTTGACGTGTTGGGTATCATCGAGAACATGAGCTATTTCACGCCCCCTGACATGCCCGATCGCAAGTATCACATCTTTGGCCAGGGTGGGGGAACGACCGTTGCAAAGGAATTCGATGTGCCGTTCTTGGGAGAGATCCCGATCGATGTGCGCGTTCGGGAAGGGGCTGATGAAGGCTTCCCATTCGTTCTCGATCCGGAATCTGGAGCTCTTGGCGATGCATTCAGGCAGGTTGCAGAGAACATCGTGCGTGAAACGCGCAGAGCAAACGCGCGTTCTACAGACTCAGCGGTTGAGATCTCACTATGACCGAGACTATGCGCCTTCGCATAGAGGCCGCGCTCGTTGATGTGCGCCCCTTCCTCATCGTTGATAACGGCGATGTGGAGATCGTACGCTATGAGGAATCCACGGGCGTGTTGGAGCTCCGTTTCCTTGGTGCGTGCAAGACATGTTCCATGTCTGCCATGACCTTGAGGGCCGGAATTGAGCGGGCGATACGATTGAATATTCCGGAAGTTCGTAGAGTCGAAGCAATTTCGTAAGTTTGTAATCTTGTGCGTCACACCAGGGCGGTTAGCTCAGCTGGTTCAGAGCATCTGCCTTACAAGCAGAGGGTCGGGGGTTCAAATCCCTCACCGCCCACATCGTGCAAGCGTGGCGGAACTGGCAGACGCACCGGACTCAAAATCCGGCGGGCTCAACACCCGTGCGGGTTCGACTCCCGCCGCTTGTACAAGCAATTACACCCTCAAGCCATTATGCGTGTGAGGGTGTTTTCATTTGTACTGAGGTAAACAATAAGAGCGCGCCACGAAGATCGTGACGCGCTCTTTTGTTGAGAGGCTAGAGAGATCAGTTACCGAACAATGTTGACCATTGTGGAAACTGTGCCAAAGCCACCGTCGATCACAAGGTAGTATGGACCGCTCGGTACATTGAGAACACCCAGGGATGCTTGATGGCTTCCTGATGTTGCGAAGCCAAGGTTGATAACAGCAACACTGCCCCCCGTTACATCAACGAGTCGGGCGGTAACAATAGCATCGCGGTCGATGGAGTACGAGACACGTGCTTCAGCGGATACGGGATTCGGTGAAACGTTGAGTTCTGAGATGCTGGAAGAGACCTCGTCAACACTCGTGGTGACCGGTGGGAGTTGGATCAGTGCACCACCACTTGGAAGTGCCGCGAAAAGACCAAACGCTGCTCCGTCCTTGTTAGCGCCTGGATCGAGGAATCCGGATGCGAAAACGGAGATGGCCTGGCCTCCAAGAGTGGAGACATCGGCTGTGAACGAGGCGATCGCTGCACCGCCGGCTGGAGCCACGCCGATCACGTACGAACCCGCTGGCACGCTCTTGTACTCCGCATACTGCCCATAGGACAGACCAGGGATCAGCGGAGCGCCACCGGCAAGAATATCAACCTTTGGCGCATCTGTAGCCCCGTGGAAGACGAGGATATCAACGTTCCCGGCTACTGACGAAGTAGAGCGTACATCACTGGCAGAGAATAGGCTGAAGCTCCGCGGAGCTGCACTTGCGTCACCGTTCGGTGCAAATCCGGTTGTATCCAGAAGTCCACTCGCCGTAACGATGTACCGACCTGGCGCGAGATTCACGTTGAAGGTAGCGAGCGATTGTGCCGAGGTATCGGAGGTTCCGGGTGCGATACCGATAGGTATGTTAACTCCGGCAGGTACGAGCAAGAACTCTGTTGCCGTGCGGAATGCAAGATCATTGACGAGGCGGCTCGTTCCGGCCCACACATCAACAACAGATGCACCAGGGTCTGCCGCGTTATGGATGATCTGGACAAGTGCCATTGGTGGGGTAGGGACGCTGGGCAATGCGATGAAAGCGCCGCCTGTTGGGGCAACAGCAAACAATCCAAATGCTGGTCCACCACCATTGGCTGCCGGGTCAAGGAAGCCTGAAGCTACAACCACGATGGCTGCACCACCTAGGGCTGAAACATCGGCACGGAATGTTGCAATAGGTACGCCACCGGTCGGTGCGATCCCCAAGTCGTAAACACCGGGCGGAACCGTCAAGTATTCCGATGCAGAGCCATAGGAAAGGCCCTCAATGAGTCTTGAACCACCGGCAACAACGTCTACCGCAGGAGCATCGGTCGAACCGTGCCACGCAAAGAGGTCCACGGTTCCCGGTTCTTTCGCTGCTGTTCGCCCACCTACTGGAAACACGTCAAACGCTAGTGGCTTTGCATTAGGATCAGCATTTGTTGCGAAGCCGTCCTGCTTCAACAGACCGTTCGCAACTGCAACATAGACTTGGCCTGCTTCAAGTGTGAACGTCTTATCGAAGATCTTGGAGGCAGCACTTGTGCTGGTGTCTGGGGCGATAGCAACCGTGATCGGTACGCCGGCCGGAACATCCGCGTAGCCGAACGCTGTGCGGAATTTGAAATCATTGATCAGGATCTCGCCGTTCGCATACACGTCAACGGATGCTGCTGCTGGGTCAGCTGCATTGTGAATGATCTGGATCTTAGCCGTCTGGGCCGAAACTGCAAGCGCACTGCACAGAACAAGTGCGAACGCGGATATGACATTAAACACGAAAACCTCTCTGGTGGTGATGAGAAGAGTGAACGAAGACTGAATTCTTCGAAAACAAACCTCATCGACTACCTGAGAGGTTCCCGTTGAACCTCGTTACCGAGAGAAAATCTACTTGACGGCGTTGGCGATCAGTGAATCAGCGTTTGTGTCCGTGTAGTCATTGTCACGCACCGAAGCACGCACAACGCCTTTGTCGAGGACGTAGATAGCCGGAAGATCCGTTAGCGTGATCGTTGACTGGTACGGGTGCTTATCTGTTTCTGCCCGCATCGACCATACTTCAACGCGACTCATATCAACATTGGCTTCGATAAGAGTCTTCATGACCTGAGGGAATAGGCGCTGAGTGCCTCTACAGGAGCATGTTGGCTTTACGAAGATGCAGACCTTACGGTCTGTCTGCGCAGACATCGCCGTAGAGATGTCAGATACTACCGTAGCGTTCGGAGTAAACGTCTGCATCTCGGCAACGAACCACGAATAACCAGGAGTCTTTGTGAGCTCATCCATCGTTAGCTGCTCAGCGGCAGTATCGACGGGCTCAGTGGTCGAGCAGGCTGTAATGCCTACCACACAGGCGATGACGAGGGCAAGGATCTTCATAGGGTCACCACTTCATGATGTTGATTTCGTCGACATAAACTGTTTGTTTGTTCCGGAACAATGCCAGAACGATGGCAAGGCCAACGGCTGCTTCAGCTGCAGCAACGGCCATGATGAAGAACACGAACATCTGTCCTGAAATGTCACCCGAGAACGCCGAGAATGCCACCATGGACAGGTTCACGGCATTGAGCATAAGCTCCAGAGACATGAAGATGATGATTGCGTTGCGTCGCGTCACTACTCCTGCCACACCGATCACAAAGAGAACGGCGGAGAGAATAAGATAGTAGTCGAGTGGGATCGTGGTTGGTATCATCTGGTCAGCCTTCTTTCACATGGCGCTTGGCAAGGATCACGGAACCAATAAGTGCCGCAAGTAGAAGCAACGATACTGCTTCGAACGGGAAGAGATAGGTCGTAAAGAGCGATTGGCCAATGGCCTCCGTTGTCCCGATCTCCAATGCCTTCGGTGACAGGTCCATTTTGCCCGTTGGACGTGCGATCACGGCGATACCGATCATCACGGCCAAGACGAGGGCCATGAGTGATCCAAGGGTTGTGCGTAAGGAGCTCCGACCGGGATGCGGTTGTTCCTTGCCCACATTCAGAAGCATGATCACAAAGACCACGAGCACCATGATCGCTCCGGCATAGACCAGCACCTGCACAGCCGCAACGAATTGCGCCTGCATCGTCAGGTACAGACCAGTGAGCATGAAGAAATGCGCTACCAAAGACATGGCCGAGGCAACGGGGTTCTTTCGCGTGATCGTGAACACCGCTGAAGCAACGGCGCCGATGGCGAATACGGTAAACATGATGACTTGGAGACTCACTGCCGGCTATCCAAGGTTAGGAGCAAAAATGACGTCCCCAAATATACGAAGCCAAGCGTGCCTTAGCTCTATGCCTCAAACCGTTCCACTGTCTGGACGCCCTTGATCTTATGGAGCTTGTCGAAGATCTTCTTGAGATGGTCCAGATCGGTCACATAGACGGTTAAAATGCCCTCGAAGA encodes:
- a CDS encoding glycosyltransferase, whose amino-acid sequence is MEDLLLGAYFLSLCVLFAFGLHGLVMIYYYHKTQKVTHEAPTHSREDLPIVTIQLPFYNELYVVDRLVEAVCLIDYPKDKLEIQLLDDSTDETVDLSLALVERFRTEGFDIKHIHRTNRQGYKAGALKEGLAMARGEFVAIFDADFVPHPDFLIKTVPYFADEKVGMVQTRWEHLNEDYSFLTRAQALALDGHFVIEQQIRHKAGFFINFNGTAGVWRKKTIEDAGNWHSDTLAEDLDLSYRAQLRGWRFVFLNDVTSPAELPADINSLKTQQFRWTKGAVETAKKLLPSVWKSGLSLKHKLECTVHLTSNIVFPFIMLVAFLNVPIVIIKNEVGGYDAFFSFMSIFVLASISSFLFYMYAQRAIHLDWQRRLLLFPVFMAGSMGLAVNNTRAVFEAIIGKKTEFKRTPKYAIEQNNDQWKKKRYVQRKIGWIVMVELGLAAYFVFGIVTSISYLEIAAIPFQLMFLIGFGTVGTLSLRHALGR
- a CDS encoding Mrp/NBP35 family ATP-binding protein, yielding MTRSDILALLEPVIDPDLGQTLGALGAIHDVEISGDRVRIFLQAVQPLHWVARRLDHDCKATVLASYPNADVEVLVREKGGTTRRTPALAGIKNLIAVASGKGGVGKSTVAANLAAALAQRGASVGLLDADIYGPSQPTMYGLASQTMRAEKSADGKITGYPNEAYGVKVASIGFVMQRDQAAILRGPMLAGYFTMLVEQIVWGELDFLIFDLPPGTGDIQLTLTQRIPLTGAVVVTTPQEIALADVRRSIQMFTKVNVDVLGIIENMSYFTPPDMPDRKYHIFGQGGGTTVAKEFDVPFLGEIPIDVRVREGADEGFPFVLDPESGALGDAFRQVAENIVRETRRANARSTDSAVEISL
- a CDS encoding T9SS type A sorting domain-containing protein, encoding MKHALLVATFAASAVFSVAQKPAAQMATKGDRIPMALSASDVSMQSAGKPEERGQGILFTRVFTTDVRSQFHYWPYGTSSNDMFKYDAKSNTLNIARNKAKFDASNQINGVDIGIVRSANNGSTWSFDIIQSTNDIFFGMPVFGWVNPDEGTDPSKYPVMIYGIRYPMPALNYGGLSMWNRTSAGSYELPLNDQTPPATGYTVQFGDLYADNTSGAIHWAGTLNPDATVQYGAYGYFNFNLIVEDFGQTPTIPSAWGMDHWAPSTGGLGSSFNAPVAIKGDAAGTIYAAFNNPTAAEATRSVQVMKSTDQGVTWGAENVMPVSLLDQFAAANGGDIAFQPGLTPYPGGDFLVFGADEYSVFYRLATGIRSTTDPNQIDTILTFHIVEANYKAGTWTLNPVAELATLNFQMIELQDSIATAIGAPAISVDDNGRGAEIQAAITADGNNVVVKWVDINTDTTTIHSFAPIRVFDEQTNGTFTELDPLSSMFDTDIFLTSRPKAGGAYADRTNLTNNSDMEFRTYMPDVVPTVDNVPILRIIGTGTGTITSLLPKSVAQMIWNGGSSIDFASSGVVSVEDEKSYSFRFGAIAPNPVMSAAEVSFTLDKAATVGIEVYDMLGNQLQSVATQSMTAGMHGVNVDATAFSAGTYHVALVVDGVRIMKPFIVVR
- a CDS encoding NADH-quinone oxidoreductase subunit J, translated to MSLQVIMFTVFAIGAVASAVFTITRKNPVASAMSLVAHFFMLTGLYLTMQAQFVAAVQVLVYAGAIMVLVVFVIMLLNVGKEQPHPGRSSLRTTLGSLMALVLAVMIGIAVIARPTGKMDLSPKALEIGTTEAIGQSLFTTYLFPFEAVSLLLLAALIGSVILAKRHVKEG
- a CDS encoding fumarylacetoacetate hydrolase family protein encodes the protein MKLVTYLSNATERTGVIVGDRIMDLERAHAASKGVELQCSALPAEMNAFLRLGQSAISDVQSLISWFSSAEASEQHGVSVPVEGTALCAPVPHPTSMRDGYAFRQHVEAARRNRGVEMIPEFDEIPIFYFTNHQAVFGPGEIHVQELHCDKLDFELECAIVIGKQGRNIKAVDADSYIAGLMVMNDWSARTLQMKEMMLNLGPAKGKDFATSIGPWLVTSDELADRTISTPNGNQYDLPMSTLVNGTQVSSGNVKDMSWTFAQIIERASYGVTLYPGDVIGSGTCGTGCFLELNGSKVYDPAWWLKPGDVVTCAIDGLGELTNSITLDSSDVR
- the nuoK gene encoding NADH-quinone oxidoreductase subunit NuoK, encoding MPLDYYLILSAVLFVIGVAGVVTRRNAIIIFMSLELMLNAVNLSMVAFSAFSGDISGQMFVFFIMAVAAAEAAVGLAIVLALFRNKQTVYVDEINIMKW
- a CDS encoding DUF4397 domain-containing protein; the encoded protein is MFNVISAFALVLCSALAVSAQTAKIQIIHNAADPAAASVDVYANGEILINDFKFRTAFGYADVPAGVPITVAIAPDTSTSAASKIFDKTFTLEAGQVYVAVANGLLKQDGFATNADPNAKPLAFDVFPVGGRTAAKEPGTVDLFAWHGSTDAPAVDVVAGGSRLIEGLSYGSASEYLTVPPGVYDLGIAPTGGVPIATFRADVSALGGAAIVVVASGFLDPAANGGGPAFGLFAVAPTGGAFIALPSVPTPPMALVQIIHNAADPGASVVDVWAGTSRLVNDLAFRTATEFLLVPAGVNIPIGIAPGTSDTSAQSLATFNVNLAPGRYIVTASGLLDTTGFAPNGDASAAPRSFSLFSASDVRSTSSVAGNVDILVFHGATDAPKVDILAGGAPLIPGLSYGQYAEYKSVPAGSYVIGVAPAGGAAIASFTADVSTLGGQAISVFASGFLDPGANKDGAAFGLFAALPSGGALIQLPPVTTSVDEVSSSISELNVSPNPVSAEARVSYSIDRDAIVTARLVDVTGGSVAVINLGFATSGSHQASLGVLNVPSGPYYLVIDGGFGTVSTMVNIVR
- a CDS encoding NifU family protein, producing the protein MTETMRLRIEAALVDVRPFLIVDNGDVEIVRYEESTGVLELRFLGACKTCSMSAMTLRAGIERAIRLNIPEVRRVEAIS